The following coding sequences are from one Halorubrum sp. BOL3-1 window:
- a CDS encoding multiprotein bridging factor aMBF1 yields MPQCEMCGAEEASLTTTKVEGAELELCSSCTDFGTEVRDESTGSGGGKYSTSSSTGKSSSSTGSSSGSGGSSGGSTRPRDMFDDMDEIATDYDDKIRGARESRGLSQEELADQLNEKASLIRKLERSDTLPTDEVQRKLERALDISLVEGESADDADWETDDPGTMTLGDVVKRKD; encoded by the coding sequence ATGCCCCAGTGTGAGATGTGTGGCGCCGAGGAGGCCTCGCTGACGACGACGAAGGTCGAAGGCGCCGAACTGGAGCTTTGTAGCTCGTGTACGGACTTCGGGACCGAGGTCCGCGACGAGTCGACCGGCTCCGGCGGCGGCAAGTACTCTACCAGCTCCAGCACCGGGAAGTCGTCCTCGTCGACCGGGTCGTCGAGCGGGTCGGGCGGCTCGTCGGGCGGCTCGACCCGCCCCCGTGACATGTTCGACGACATGGACGAGATCGCCACCGACTACGACGACAAGATCCGGGGCGCACGCGAGTCGCGAGGGCTGAGCCAGGAGGAGTTGGCGGACCAGCTCAACGAGAAGGCGAGCCTTATCCGCAAGCTCGAACGCAGCGACACGCTCCCGACCGACGAGGTCCAGCGCAAGCTCGAACGCGCGCTCGACATCTCGCTGGTCGAGGGGGAGTCGGCGGACGACGCCGACTGGGAGACCGACGACCCGGGGACGATGACCCTCGGTGACGTCGTCAAGCGGAAAGACTGA
- a CDS encoding DICT sensory domain-containing protein, with translation MSLIELIAGVEAHEATLTVFNADPAVTDELREYFADRNVRITEDQTASGPEEFAVLARDGEFVTAVTVDELLSRPSGDDDGGSGGESGASKSGSKKSDRVGKPVLDHLDETMFTSYSRDDMVAASREIEDRAWRVGDGELHAGFQTLDVLTDEADTYDLLGEKERLNVHAYAADEGDAPDVGHYAVHVGETAEIRETWFVAYDGGGYDDAKCALLAEERAPGEFYGFWSYDPETVDHIVDYLTERYGESEQTDDGGATV, from the coding sequence ATGTCCCTCATCGAACTCATCGCGGGCGTAGAAGCCCACGAGGCCACTTTGACCGTGTTCAACGCCGATCCGGCGGTCACGGACGAGCTTCGGGAGTACTTCGCCGACCGCAACGTCCGGATCACCGAAGACCAGACGGCCTCCGGGCCGGAGGAGTTCGCCGTGCTGGCGCGGGACGGGGAGTTCGTCACGGCCGTGACGGTCGACGAGCTTCTGTCGCGGCCGAGCGGGGACGACGACGGGGGGTCAGGAGGTGAAAGCGGCGCGTCGAAAAGCGGGAGTAAAAAGTCAGATCGCGTCGGAAAGCCGGTGTTAGACCACCTCGACGAAACGATGTTTACCTCCTACTCTCGCGACGACATGGTCGCCGCGTCGCGAGAGATAGAGGACCGCGCCTGGCGGGTCGGGGACGGGGAGCTTCACGCGGGGTTCCAAACCCTCGACGTGCTCACCGACGAGGCGGACACCTACGACTTGCTCGGCGAGAAGGAGCGGCTCAACGTCCACGCGTACGCCGCCGACGAGGGCGACGCGCCAGACGTAGGACACTACGCCGTCCACGTCGGCGAGACCGCCGAGATCCGGGAGACGTGGTTCGTCGCGTACGACGGGGGCGGGTACGACGACGCGAAGTGCGCGCTGCTCGCCGAAGAGCGCGCGCCCGGCGAGTTCTACGGGTTCTGGAGCTATGACCCCGAGACGGTCGATCACATCGTCGACTACCTGACCGAGCGCTACGGCGAATCGGAGCAGACCGACGACGGCGGCGCGACGGTGTGA
- the dnaK gene encoding molecular chaperone DnaK, which yields MASNKILGIDLGTTNSAFAVMEGDEPEIIANAEGDRTTPSVVAFEDDGERLVGKPAKNQAVQNPDRTVQSIKRHMGEDDYAVEVDGEEYTPEQISAMTLQKIKRDAEEYLGDDVEKAVITVPAYFNDKQRQATKDAGEIAGFEVERIVNEPTAASMAYGLDDESDQTVLVYDLGGGTFDVSVLDLGGGVYEVVATNGDNDLGGDDWDEALIDHLADEFENDHGIDLRDDRQALQRLKDAAEEAKIELSNKKETTVNLPFITATDSGPVHLEDSVTRATFENLSSDLIERTVEPTEQALSDAGYAKSDIDEVILVGGSTRMPQVQDQVEELVGQEPKKNVNPDEAVGLGAAVQGGVLSGDVDDIVLLDVTPLSLGIEVKGGLFERLIEKNTTIPTEESKVFTTAADSQTSVNVRVFQGEREIAEENELLGAFQLTGIPPAPAGTPQIEVSFNIDENGIVNVEAEDQGSGNAESITIEGGVGLSDDEIDQMQEEAEKHAEEDEARRERIEARNEAETTIQRAESLLEENEEELDDDELVADIEAAIEDVEDVLEDEDADTDEIESATETLTEELQEIGKQMYDGQAAQAGPGGAGGAGPGGMGGMGGAGGPGGAAGPGGADADADDEEYVDADFEDVDENDE from the coding sequence ATGGCGAGCAACAAAATTCTCGGTATCGACCTCGGTACCACCAACTCCGCGTTCGCGGTGATGGAGGGCGACGAGCCCGAGATCATCGCCAACGCTGAGGGCGACCGGACGACGCCCTCGGTCGTCGCGTTCGAGGACGACGGCGAGCGACTCGTCGGCAAGCCGGCGAAGAACCAGGCCGTCCAGAACCCTGACCGCACGGTACAGTCGATCAAGCGGCACATGGGAGAAGACGACTACGCGGTCGAGGTCGACGGCGAGGAGTACACGCCGGAGCAGATCTCGGCGATGACCCTCCAGAAGATCAAGCGCGACGCCGAGGAGTACCTGGGCGACGACGTCGAGAAGGCGGTCATCACGGTGCCCGCCTACTTCAACGACAAGCAGCGGCAGGCGACGAAGGACGCCGGCGAGATCGCCGGCTTCGAGGTCGAACGCATCGTCAACGAGCCGACCGCGGCCTCCATGGCCTACGGGCTCGACGACGAGTCCGATCAGACGGTCCTCGTGTACGACCTCGGCGGCGGGACGTTCGACGTGAGCGTCCTCGATCTGGGCGGCGGCGTCTACGAGGTCGTCGCCACGAACGGGGACAACGACCTCGGCGGCGACGACTGGGACGAGGCGCTCATCGACCACCTCGCGGACGAGTTCGAGAACGACCACGGGATCGACCTCCGCGACGACCGGCAGGCGCTCCAGCGGCTGAAGGACGCCGCCGAGGAGGCGAAGATCGAGCTGTCGAACAAAAAGGAGACGACCGTCAACCTCCCCTTCATCACCGCGACCGACAGCGGGCCGGTCCACCTCGAAGACTCCGTCACCCGCGCCACCTTCGAGAACCTCTCCTCGGACCTCATCGAGCGCACCGTCGAGCCGACCGAGCAGGCGCTTTCGGACGCCGGCTACGCGAAGTCCGACATCGACGAGGTCATTCTCGTCGGCGGCTCCACTCGGATGCCGCAGGTCCAGGACCAGGTCGAGGAGCTGGTCGGCCAGGAGCCGAAAAAGAACGTCAACCCCGACGAGGCGGTCGGGCTCGGCGCGGCGGTCCAGGGCGGCGTGCTCTCCGGCGACGTCGACGACATCGTCCTGCTGGACGTGACCCCGCTCTCGCTCGGCATCGAGGTGAAGGGCGGCCTCTTCGAGCGGCTCATCGAGAAGAACACCACGATCCCGACCGAGGAGTCGAAGGTGTTCACCACGGCCGCGGACAGCCAGACCTCAGTCAACGTCCGCGTCTTCCAGGGCGAACGCGAGATAGCCGAGGAGAACGAGCTGCTCGGCGCGTTCCAGCTCACCGGCATCCCGCCGGCGCCCGCCGGAACGCCCCAGATCGAGGTCTCGTTCAACATCGACGAGAACGGTATCGTCAACGTGGAGGCCGAAGACCAGGGCTCGGGCAACGCTGAGTCGATCACCATCGAGGGGGGCGTCGGCCTCTCCGACGACGAGATCGATCAGATGCAAGAGGAGGCGGAAAAACACGCCGAGGAGGACGAGGCCCGCCGCGAGCGGATCGAGGCCCGCAACGAGGCCGAGACGACGATCCAGCGCGCCGAGTCGCTCCTCGAAGAGAACGAGGAGGAGCTCGACGACGACGAACTCGTCGCGGACATCGAGGCGGCCATCGAGGACGTCGAGGACGTGCTCGAAGACGAGGACGCCGACACCGACGAGATCGAGTCCGCCACCGAGACGCTCACCGAGGAGCTCCAGGAGATCGGCAAGCAGATGTACGATGGACAGGCCGCACAGGCCGGTCCGGGCGGCGCGGGCGGCGCCGGTCCCGGCGGCATGGGCGGGATGGGCGGCGCCGGCGGTCCGGGCGGCGCAGCGGGTCCCGGCGGAGCCGACGCCGACGCGGACGACGAGGAGTACGTCGACGCCGACTTCGAGGACGTTGATGAGAACGACGAGTAG
- the tpiA gene encoding triose-phosphate isomerase, translated as MFILVNLKAYPCDPIEVATAVRDVAEASGARIAVSPQAADVARVADTGVETWAQHVSPNAHGSHTGSTLAEAVADNGAEGTLINHSENRLKLADVDGSVAAAERTDLETIVCANNPAQVGAAAALGPDAVAVEPPELIGGDVSVATADPGIVEDAVAAAEAVDPAVDVFCGAGVSTGEDVATAGDLGAAGVLLASGVAKADDPEAVLEDLVSGI; from the coding sequence ATGTTCATCTTGGTGAACCTCAAGGCGTACCCGTGCGATCCGATCGAAGTCGCGACCGCGGTCCGCGACGTGGCCGAGGCGTCCGGCGCGCGCATCGCGGTCTCGCCCCAGGCCGCCGACGTCGCCCGCGTCGCGGACACCGGCGTCGAGACTTGGGCCCAGCACGTCTCCCCGAACGCACACGGCTCGCACACCGGGTCGACGCTCGCGGAAGCTGTCGCCGACAACGGTGCGGAAGGGACCCTCATCAACCACTCCGAGAACCGCCTGAAGCTCGCAGACGTCGACGGCTCCGTCGCGGCCGCCGAACGCACCGACCTGGAGACGATCGTCTGCGCGAACAACCCGGCGCAGGTCGGCGCCGCCGCCGCGCTCGGTCCCGACGCGGTCGCCGTCGAGCCGCCCGAACTCATCGGCGGCGACGTCTCCGTCGCCACCGCCGACCCCGGGATCGTCGAGGACGCGGTCGCGGCCGCCGAGGCCGTCGACCCCGCGGTCGACGTGTTCTGCGGCGCCGGCGTCTCGACCGGCGAGGACGTCGCGACCGCCGGCGACCTCGGCGCCGCCGGCGTTCTGTTGGCCTCCGGTGTCGCGAAGGCCGACGACCCCGAGGCCGTCCTCGAAGACCTCGTTAGCGGGATCTGA
- a CDS encoding cupin domain-containing protein, giving the protein MGYDTTAYDDVEPRTPGMYFLREALDCENLGVTVVEADDGWEGMEHDHADADHEEVYLLLHGEATLTVDGDAVDLAPGDAVRVDPGPTRDLAFSADGSKMVIAGAP; this is encoded by the coding sequence ATGGGGTACGACACGACCGCCTACGACGACGTCGAACCGCGCACTCCCGGGATGTACTTCCTCCGCGAAGCGCTCGACTGCGAGAACCTCGGCGTGACCGTCGTCGAGGCCGACGACGGCTGGGAGGGAATGGAACACGACCACGCGGACGCCGACCACGAGGAGGTGTACCTACTGCTCCACGGCGAGGCGACGCTCACCGTCGACGGGGACGCCGTCGACCTCGCTCCCGGCGACGCGGTCCGCGTCGACCCGGGACCCACGCGGGATCTGGCCTTCTCGGCGGACGGCTCGAAGATGGTCATCGCCGGTGCGCCCTGA
- the dnaJ gene encoding molecular chaperone DnaJ produces the protein MSEDFYDVLGVSRDAGEEEIKKAYRKQAAEHHPDVSDDENAEERFKKIQKAKEVLTDDQKRKQYDQLGHDRFTEADKRGATGGGGPGGAGGAGGPFGGAGGAGGFEDIFNQFFGGGGGRGGGGGGGNRPRQGRDLKTGLTIDLEEAFEGATKEVTLTRPTECDACGGAGHPPDADVETCPQCNGRGQVQQVQQTPLGRVQQTSTCPRCEGEGELYSEDCADCGGDGVVREQATLSVEIPAGIRSGQSLRMEREGAPGENGGPKGDLLIEVDVDVGDRFERDGDDLRVNEAVSFPQAVFGDTVEVETVTGSVEMDVPAGTQSGETFRLKGKGMPRLRRRGRGDLYVQVAVVVPESLNDEQREALEAFAEAGGEDIDVGGGFFEKLKSSF, from the coding sequence ATGAGCGAAGATTTCTACGATGTCCTCGGCGTGTCACGGGACGCCGGCGAGGAAGAGATCAAGAAGGCGTACCGCAAGCAGGCCGCCGAACACCACCCCGACGTCAGCGACGACGAGAACGCCGAGGAGCGGTTCAAGAAGATACAGAAGGCCAAGGAGGTGCTCACCGACGACCAGAAGCGCAAGCAGTACGACCAGCTGGGTCACGACCGGTTCACCGAGGCCGACAAGCGCGGCGCGACCGGCGGTGGCGGTCCGGGCGGCGCCGGCGGAGCGGGCGGTCCCTTCGGCGGGGCCGGCGGCGCCGGCGGGTTCGAGGACATCTTCAACCAGTTCTTCGGCGGTGGCGGCGGTCGCGGCGGCGGTGGCGGGGGCGGCAACCGACCGCGCCAGGGCCGCGACCTCAAGACGGGACTCACGATCGACCTCGAAGAGGCGTTCGAGGGCGCGACCAAGGAGGTCACGCTCACGCGGCCGACCGAGTGCGACGCCTGCGGCGGCGCGGGCCACCCGCCCGACGCCGACGTGGAGACCTGTCCGCAGTGTAACGGCCGCGGACAGGTCCAACAGGTCCAGCAGACGCCGCTCGGACGCGTCCAGCAGACCTCGACGTGTCCCCGATGCGAAGGGGAAGGCGAGCTGTACAGCGAGGACTGCGCCGACTGCGGCGGCGACGGCGTCGTCCGCGAGCAGGCGACGCTCTCGGTCGAGATCCCGGCGGGGATCCGCTCCGGACAGAGCCTCCGGATGGAGCGCGAGGGGGCCCCCGGCGAGAACGGCGGGCCGAAGGGGGACCTGCTGATCGAGGTCGACGTCGACGTCGGCGACCGGTTCGAGCGCGACGGTGACGACCTCCGCGTCAACGAGGCGGTCTCGTTCCCGCAGGCCGTCTTCGGGGACACCGTCGAGGTGGAGACGGTCACCGGCAGCGTCGAGATGGACGTTCCCGCCGGCACCCAGAGCGGCGAGACGTTCCGCCTCAAGGGGAAGGGGATGCCCCGGCTCCGTCGCCGCGGGCGCGGCGACCTCTACGTCCAAGTCGCGGTCGTCGTCCCCGAGTCTCTCAACGACGAACAGCGCGAGGCGCTGGAGGCGTTCGCCGAGGCCGGCGGCGAGGACATCGACGTCGGCGGCGGCTTCTTCGAGAAGCTGAAGAGCTCCTTCTGA